Proteins encoded by one window of Bacillus sp. SM2101:
- the pyc gene encoding pyruvate carboxylase, whose amino-acid sequence MKTNRRIKKLLVANRGEIAIRVFRACTELNIRTVAIYSKEDTGSFHRYKADEAYLVGEGKKPIDAYLDIENIIDIAKTNNIDAIHPGYGFLSENINFARRCEEEGIIFVGPQSKHLDMFGDKVKARDQAVLADIPVIPGSDGPVNSVEDVELFGKTHGYPIIIKASLGGGGRGMRIVRSEAGVKESYDRAKSEAKAAFGNDEVYVEKLIELPKHIEVQILGDHEGNIVHLFERDCSVQRRHQKVVEIAPSISLSEKLRDDICQAAVKLMKNVDYINAGTVEFLVSGGEFYFIEVNPRVQVEHTITEMITGIDIVQSQILIAEGQGLHSDKVGIPSQEQIITHGFAIQSRVTTEDPLNNFMPDTGKIMAYRSGGGFGVRLDAGNGFQGAVITPHYDSLLVKLSTWALTFEQAAAKMVRNLREFRIRGIKTNIPFLENVVKHQKFLTGEYDTSFIDTSPELFVFPKRKDRGTKMLSYIGTVTVNGFPGVEKRKKPVFDKPLIPKLKSSEQMPSGTKQILNDFGADGLVHWIQEQKQVLLTDTTFRDAHQSLLATRFRTNDLKQIAEPTARLIPDLFSMEMWGGATFDVAYRFLKEDPWERLLTLREKVPNVLFQMLLRASNAVGYKNYPDNVIREFVEKSSHAGIDVFRIFDSLNWVEGMRLAIDSVRQNGKIAEAAICYTGDITDPTRTKYDLTYYKNLAKELEQSGAHILGIKDMAGLLKPQAAYELISSLKETIDIPIHLHTHDTSGNGILMYSKAIDAGVDIVDVAMGSMAGLTSQPSASTLCYALEGSDRMPTADINGLEQLSQYWEGVRSYYQDFESGMKAPHSEVYIHEMPGGQYSNLQQQAKAVGLGERWQEVKRMYRRVNDMFGDIVKVTPSSKVVGDMALYMVQNNLSEEDVYERGETLDFPDSVVELFSGSLGQPYGGFPKELQRLILKGREPITDRPGEHIESVDFFAIKEQLFHTLNRQVTDFDAIAYALYPKVFMDYIKTGEQFGNVSKLDTPTFLYGMRLGEEIEVEIEQGKTLIVKLVSIGQPQADGTRVVYFELNGQPREVIIKDENVKSTVATKSKMDKNNPNHLGASMPGTVLKVLVEKGEKVNKGDHLLITEAMKMETTVQAPFAGTVTAIHVSSGEAIQTEDLLIELSQ is encoded by the coding sequence ATGAAAACAAATCGTCGCATCAAGAAACTACTAGTAGCAAATCGTGGAGAAATTGCGATCCGAGTATTTAGAGCTTGTACAGAACTAAACATTCGTACTGTAGCGATTTATTCAAAGGAAGATACTGGATCTTTTCATCGATATAAAGCAGATGAAGCTTATCTTGTAGGTGAAGGAAAAAAACCAATTGACGCATATCTGGATATCGAAAACATTATTGATATTGCAAAAACTAACAATATTGACGCAATTCACCCTGGATATGGATTTTTGTCTGAGAACATTAATTTTGCTAGGCGATGTGAGGAAGAAGGGATTATATTTGTCGGGCCTCAATCGAAGCACTTAGATATGTTTGGAGACAAGGTAAAAGCAAGAGATCAAGCTGTTTTAGCTGATATTCCTGTTATCCCAGGTAGTGATGGTCCAGTTAATAGTGTTGAAGATGTGGAGTTATTTGGTAAAACCCATGGTTATCCAATTATCATTAAGGCTTCCTTAGGTGGTGGTGGACGTGGGATGAGAATTGTTCGCAGTGAAGCAGGAGTCAAAGAATCTTACGACCGTGCGAAATCTGAAGCGAAGGCTGCCTTTGGTAATGATGAAGTATACGTAGAAAAATTGATAGAACTTCCAAAGCATATTGAAGTACAAATACTAGGGGATCATGAGGGTAATATTGTTCATTTGTTCGAACGAGATTGTTCTGTACAGCGTCGTCATCAAAAGGTTGTAGAAATTGCACCTAGTATTAGTTTGTCAGAAAAGCTAAGAGATGATATTTGTCAGGCCGCTGTAAAACTAATGAAGAATGTTGATTATATAAATGCTGGTACAGTTGAATTTCTAGTATCGGGAGGAGAGTTCTATTTTATTGAAGTCAATCCTAGAGTGCAGGTGGAGCATACAATAACTGAGATGATTACAGGTATTGATATTGTACAATCTCAAATTCTTATAGCTGAGGGACAAGGGCTTCATAGTGATAAAGTAGGGATTCCTAGTCAAGAGCAAATTATTACTCATGGCTTTGCAATTCAATCTCGTGTTACTACGGAAGATCCATTGAATAACTTCATGCCAGACACAGGTAAGATTATGGCATATCGATCTGGCGGAGGCTTTGGAGTACGCTTAGATGCGGGTAATGGATTTCAAGGAGCGGTTATTACGCCCCATTACGATTCACTCTTAGTCAAGCTATCAACGTGGGCTTTAACTTTTGAACAAGCTGCTGCAAAAATGGTTCGAAATTTAAGAGAATTTCGAATACGTGGTATTAAAACAAATATACCGTTTTTGGAAAACGTAGTTAAACACCAAAAATTCCTGACAGGTGAATATGACACTTCATTTATAGATACGTCACCAGAATTATTTGTATTTCCGAAGCGAAAAGATAGAGGAACTAAAATGCTTTCATATATCGGAACGGTGACTGTCAATGGTTTCCCAGGAGTAGAAAAAAGAAAGAAGCCAGTATTTGATAAACCTCTAATTCCTAAATTAAAGAGCTCAGAGCAAATGCCATCAGGTACAAAGCAAATTCTTAATGATTTTGGTGCTGACGGACTTGTTCATTGGATTCAAGAGCAAAAGCAAGTGTTGCTCACAGATACCACTTTCCGTGATGCTCATCAATCTTTATTAGCAACAAGATTCCGTACAAATGATTTAAAGCAAATTGCCGAACCAACAGCTCGCTTAATTCCTGATTTATTTTCAATGGAGATGTGGGGAGGAGCGACATTCGATGTGGCGTATCGGTTCTTGAAAGAAGATCCGTGGGAACGTTTATTAACATTAAGAGAAAAAGTACCGAATGTATTATTTCAGATGCTACTCCGAGCATCAAATGCAGTTGGTTATAAAAATTATCCAGATAATGTAATTCGTGAATTCGTAGAGAAATCATCTCATGCAGGAATTGATGTTTTTAGAATATTTGATAGTCTAAACTGGGTAGAAGGAATGAGGCTTGCGATAGACTCAGTTCGTCAAAATGGGAAGATCGCTGAAGCAGCAATTTGCTATACAGGTGATATTACTGATCCAACTCGTACGAAGTATGATTTAACATATTACAAAAACCTTGCTAAAGAGTTAGAGCAATCAGGTGCACATATATTAGGCATTAAAGATATGGCAGGTTTGTTAAAACCTCAGGCAGCCTATGAACTAATTTCATCCCTGAAAGAAACAATTGATATTCCTATCCATTTACATACGCATGATACGAGTGGTAATGGAATTTTGATGTATTCAAAAGCAATAGATGCAGGGGTTGACATTGTAGATGTAGCTATGGGCTCAATGGCAGGGTTAACGAGTCAACCTAGTGCAAGTACGCTATGTTATGCATTAGAAGGGTCTGACAGAATGCCAACAGCAGACATCAATGGTTTAGAGCAGTTATCTCAATATTGGGAAGGTGTCCGAAGTTATTACCAAGATTTTGAAAGCGGAATGAAAGCCCCACATTCAGAAGTATATATTCATGAAATGCCAGGTGGTCAATATAGTAATTTACAACAACAAGCTAAAGCTGTGGGACTTGGAGAAAGATGGCAAGAAGTCAAACGTATGTATCGAAGAGTAAATGATATGTTTGGTGATATTGTTAAAGTTACCCCATCATCTAAAGTTGTTGGTGATATGGCGCTGTATATGGTGCAAAATAACTTATCTGAAGAGGATGTTTATGAACGAGGAGAGACGTTAGATTTCCCTGATTCTGTAGTTGAGTTGTTTTCTGGGTCATTAGGTCAGCCTTATGGTGGATTTCCGAAAGAATTACAACGCTTAATTCTAAAAGGACGTGAACCAATAACTGATAGACCGGGTGAACATATTGAGTCAGTTGATTTTTTTGCGATAAAAGAACAGCTGTTTCATACATTAAATAGGCAAGTAACTGATTTTGATGCCATCGCATATGCATTATATCCAAAAGTGTTTATGGATTACATTAAAACAGGCGAACAGTTTGGCAATGTCTCAAAACTAGATACTCCAACATTTTTATATGGTATGCGACTTGGAGAAGAAATTGAAGTAGAGATAGAACAAGGTAAAACTTTAATTGTCAAATTAGTTTCCATCGGACAGCCACAAGCTGACGGAACTCGTGTCGTTTATTTCGAGTTAAATGGTCAACCACGTGAGGTAATTATCAAAGATGAAAATGTAAAATCTACGGTTGCTACTAAATCAAAAATGGATAAAAACAATCCGAATCACCTCGGAGCCTCTATGCCTGGTACTGTTTTAAAAGTGTTAGTTGAAAAAGGGGAGAAAGTCAATAAAGGAGACCATTTATTGATCACTGAAGCTATGAAGATGGAAACAACTGTACAAGCGCCGTTTGCTGGTACAGTAACGGCTATACATGTTTCATCGGGTGAAGCAATTCAAACAGAAGATTTATTAATTGAACTATCACAATAG
- a CDS encoding heme A synthase, with product MNKRLKLFAVLTTIGMLFILIGGALVTKTDSGMGCGKSWPLCEGELIPSNISPEKVIELSHRVVSGTVGIMVLILSIWSWRSIGHIRETKPLAIISFVFLLMQALIGAAAVMWGQSSFVLALHFGISLISFASVLLLTLLIFEVDKKFDAEKIVIASKMKWHIYAVTIYSYLVVYSGALVRHKSASLVCKDWPMCNNNNAWGLPTTSHEWIQMGHRFAAGIIFIWIIFITMRALKHHKHQRVITWGWVIACTLVILQVITGAIIIFSKLNLIVALLHALFISCLFGVLSYLVLLASRSTRNEKLQD from the coding sequence GTGAACAAAAGATTAAAATTATTTGCGGTCTTAACGACCATCGGTATGCTCTTTATATTAATAGGGGGTGCCCTTGTAACAAAAACAGATTCGGGGATGGGGTGTGGAAAATCATGGCCTTTATGCGAGGGCGAACTAATCCCTAGTAATATTTCACCTGAAAAAGTCATCGAACTAAGTCATCGTGTCGTCTCAGGCACAGTAGGAATAATGGTTCTTATCCTCTCTATTTGGTCATGGAGATCGATTGGGCATATAAGAGAAACGAAGCCTTTAGCTATTATTTCATTTGTATTCTTATTAATGCAAGCTTTAATTGGTGCAGCTGCTGTCATGTGGGGACAATCATCATTTGTACTAGCCTTACATTTCGGTATATCATTAATTTCTTTTGCTTCGGTTCTATTATTAACATTGCTCATCTTTGAAGTTGATAAAAAATTTGATGCTGAAAAAATAGTCATCGCATCTAAAATGAAATGGCATATATATGCAGTAACGATTTATAGTTATTTAGTAGTATATTCTGGTGCATTAGTAAGACATAAAAGCGCAAGCCTAGTCTGTAAAGATTGGCCGATGTGTAATAATAATAATGCCTGGGGGTTGCCTACTACGAGCCATGAATGGATACAAATGGGTCACAGGTTTGCAGCAGGAATAATCTTCATTTGGATTATCTTTATTACAATGAGGGCATTAAAACACCATAAACACCAAAGAGTTATTACATGGGGATGGGTTATCGCGTGCACACTCGTAATATTACAAGTTATCACTGGTGCCATCATCATATTTAGTAAATTAAATCTGATAGTTGCATTATTACATGCATTATTTATCTCATGTTTATTCGGTGTATTAAGTTATTTAGTTTTATTAGCATCCAGAAGTACCAGGAATGAAAAGCTGCAAGATTAA
- the cyoE gene encoding heme o synthase, translating to MLEQSTQHHLHETSVWKDFLALIKIGIVNSNLITTFTGLWLAMYFSGVGFFENIDVVLLTLIGSALIIAGSCSLNNFIDRDIDHLMDRTKQRPTVTGKVQPSQVLALGLLLTVIGTGILAFTTITAAVIGLIGIISYVILYTMWSKRLYTLNTVIGSISGAVPPLIGWAAIDANLHSVAWILFIIMFVWQPPHFLALAMKRVEEYRAAGIPMLPVVHGFAITKRQMVVWVACLLPLPFYLFALGIPFLILATVLNVGWLALGLAGFKMQDDVKWARLMFVYSLNYLTILFVAMVVVTII from the coding sequence ATGTTGGAGCAAAGCACTCAACATCATTTACACGAGACAAGCGTTTGGAAGGACTTTCTTGCTCTAATTAAAATAGGGATTGTTAATTCTAATTTAATTACGACATTTACCGGATTATGGCTCGCCATGTATTTTTCAGGTGTAGGTTTTTTCGAAAATATAGATGTTGTTCTATTAACTTTAATAGGCTCAGCACTAATTATTGCAGGTTCTTGTAGTCTAAATAATTTTATTGACCGAGATATAGATCACTTAATGGATAGAACAAAACAAAGACCTACTGTGACAGGCAAAGTTCAACCATCACAAGTGTTAGCTTTAGGTCTATTGTTGACAGTAATTGGCACAGGGATATTAGCGTTTACAACTATAACTGCTGCTGTTATTGGGTTGATCGGTATTATCTCATACGTTATTTTATATACGATGTGGTCAAAAAGACTTTACACTTTAAATACAGTAATTGGAAGTATATCCGGAGCAGTACCGCCATTAATTGGCTGGGCTGCAATAGATGCTAATTTACATAGTGTTGCTTGGATTTTATTTATCATCATGTTTGTATGGCAGCCGCCACATTTTCTGGCGCTTGCAATGAAACGTGTGGAAGAGTATAGAGCTGCAGGAATTCCAATGCTCCCTGTTGTTCATGGATTTGCGATCACCAAGCGACAAATGGTTGTTTGGGTTGCATGTCTCCTACCATTACCATTTTATTTATTTGCACTGGGAATCCCGTTTTTAATTTTAGCTACTGTTCTCAATGTAGGATGGTTGGCTTTAGGGTTAGCTGGTTTTAAGATGCAAGACGATGTGAAATGGGCACGCTTAATGTTTGTATACTCACTTAACTATTTGACCATTCTGTTTGTAGCAATGGTTGTCGTGACAATTATATAA
- the coxB gene encoding cytochrome c oxidase subunit II — translation MKKWLPNWRLISVISVIALFLSGCGKPFLSTLQPAGEVAEMQYDLMILSAVIMVLVIVVVTVIFIFVLLRFKERKGEENKIPKQVEGSHKLEVIWTVIPIILLLILAVPVVKATFELADVTPMLEETRDENAVVVNVTANLYWWEFEYPDYGIITSQDLIVPTDERVYFNLIASDVKHSFWVPAVGGKMDTNTDNTNQFFLEFDSAKTEEAGGVFWGECAELCGPSHAKMDFKVKPLSRDDFDSWISKMQNATTPVASTDLAVQGEEIFNNSCLACHAVSPEDTRPFGARIAPNLATFGERETIAGVIDHNEENLRAWLEDPEQFKPGNKMSGTYGDLQPNDMDALVEYLMGLKVE, via the coding sequence ATGAAAAAGTGGCTACCTAATTGGCGCTTGATTTCTGTAATATCAGTCATAGCGTTATTTTTATCAGGCTGTGGAAAACCATTTTTATCCACACTACAGCCAGCGGGAGAAGTAGCAGAAATGCAATATGACCTAATGATTTTGTCAGCAGTAATAATGGTCCTTGTTATTGTTGTTGTCACAGTTATTTTCATTTTTGTCTTATTGCGTTTCAAGGAACGTAAAGGGGAAGAAAACAAAATTCCTAAGCAAGTAGAAGGAAGTCATAAACTAGAAGTGATCTGGACTGTTATCCCGATTATTTTATTGTTAATTTTAGCTGTTCCAGTTGTTAAAGCGACATTTGAACTAGCTGACGTGACTCCAATGCTAGAGGAAACACGCGATGAAAATGCTGTAGTAGTTAATGTAACTGCTAATTTATATTGGTGGGAATTTGAGTATCCAGATTACGGCATTATCACAAGTCAAGATTTAATCGTTCCAACAGATGAGCGAGTATATTTTAATTTAATCGCTTCAGATGTTAAACATTCATTTTGGGTACCTGCTGTTGGTGGGAAAATGGATACAAACACGGATAACACAAACCAATTTTTCTTAGAGTTTGATTCTGCCAAAACAGAAGAAGCTGGCGGCGTTTTCTGGGGTGAATGTGCTGAATTATGCGGACCGTCACATGCGAAAATGGACTTCAAAGTGAAGCCGTTATCGAGGGATGATTTCGATAGTTGGATTAGCAAAATGCAAAATGCTACTACCCCTGTGGCTTCAACTGATTTAGCAGTCCAAGGTGAGGAAATATTTAATAACAGCTGTCTTGCATGTCATGCAGTTTCACCAGAAGACACAAGACCTTTTGGAGCTCGTATCGCACCTAACTTGGCTACGTTCGGTGAACGTGAAACAATTGCAGGTGTCATAGATCATAATGAAGAAAATTTAAGAGCTTGGTTAGAGGATCCAGAACAATTCAAACCAGGAAATAAAATGTCTGGTACATATGGGGATTTACAACCTAATGATATGGATGCTTTAGTCGAATATTTAATGGGACTGAAAGTAGAGTAA
- the ctaD gene encoding cytochrome c oxidase subunit I has protein sequence MSTLTQKKGFGATVWDYLTTVDHKKIAILYLIAGGFFFVVGGLEALFIRIQLWAPDQGFFVGELYNQILTMHGTTMIFLAAMPLVFAMMNAVMPIQIGARDVAFPFLNALGFWLFFFGGIFLNLSWFLGGAPDAGWTSYASLALESSTHGIDFYTIGLQISGFGTLIGGINFLVTIITMRAPGMTYMRMPLFTWSTFVTSALILFAFPPLTVGFFLMIFDRLFGANFFDPAMGGNTIIWEHLFWIFGHPEVYILVLPAFGIFSEIFATFSKKRLFGYSSMVFATVLIGFLGFMVWAHHMFTVGLGPIANAIFSVATMAIAVPTGIKIFNWLFTMWGGSIRFTTPMLYAVAFIPSFVMGGVTGIMLAGAAADYQYHDSYFVVAHFHYVIVGGVVLALFGGAHYWWPKMFGTMLNETLGKITFWLFLIGFHLTFFIQHFLGLMGMPRRVYTFAEGKGFETGNLISSIGAIFMAVATVILLVNVIITSIKNEKVGNDPWGTGRTLEWAIASPPPFYNFKQTPLVRGLDAFWIEKMEGKKEMTPAEPLGDIHMPNSSILPFVMSLGLFISGIGILFINDYSWGLFVGILGGLITFGAMFLRSVIDDHGFHIHKEELVEDDNKGVKA, from the coding sequence GTGAGTACGTTAACTCAAAAAAAGGGGTTTGGTGCTACAGTATGGGATTATTTAACGACGGTTGACCATAAAAAGATAGCCATCCTATACTTAATTGCCGGAGGATTTTTCTTTGTTGTCGGCGGACTAGAAGCACTATTTATCCGCATACAGTTATGGGCCCCGGATCAAGGATTTTTTGTTGGTGAACTATACAACCAAATATTGACGATGCACGGAACTACTATGATATTCTTAGCTGCGATGCCGCTCGTTTTTGCGATGATGAACGCAGTAATGCCAATCCAAATTGGTGCTCGTGACGTAGCATTTCCATTTTTAAATGCACTAGGATTTTGGTTGTTTTTCTTTGGTGGAATCTTTTTAAACCTTAGTTGGTTTTTAGGTGGCGCACCAGATGCGGGTTGGACTTCATATGCTTCACTAGCATTAGAATCCTCCACACATGGAATTGACTTTTATACCATCGGATTACAAATTTCTGGATTTGGTACGTTAATTGGTGGTATTAACTTTCTTGTAACGATTATTACTATGCGTGCTCCTGGAATGACATATATGCGTATGCCGTTGTTTACATGGTCAACATTTGTCACTTCAGCACTTATTTTGTTTGCGTTTCCACCATTAACAGTTGGATTTTTCTTAATGATATTTGATCGTTTGTTCGGTGCAAATTTCTTCGATCCAGCTATGGGTGGTAATACAATTATTTGGGAGCATTTATTCTGGATTTTTGGACACCCAGAAGTGTATATTCTCGTACTGCCGGCATTCGGTATTTTTTCAGAGATTTTTGCAACATTTTCGAAGAAAAGACTATTTGGTTATTCATCAATGGTTTTTGCAACAGTATTAATTGGCTTTTTAGGCTTCATGGTTTGGGCTCACCATATGTTTACAGTTGGTTTAGGACCAATTGCCAATGCAATATTCTCTGTAGCTACGATGGCAATTGCGGTACCAACAGGTATTAAAATCTTTAACTGGTTATTTACAATGTGGGGAGGAAGTATTCGCTTCACTACTCCGATGCTTTATGCAGTAGCATTTATACCATCATTTGTAATGGGTGGAGTAACTGGTATTATGCTTGCTGGTGCTGCGGCCGATTATCAATATCATGATAGTTATTTCGTCGTTGCACATTTCCATTACGTAATTGTCGGTGGTGTAGTTCTTGCATTATTTGGAGGGGCACATTATTGGTGGCCAAAAATGTTTGGTACTATGCTAAATGAGACACTTGGAAAAATAACTTTTTGGCTATTCTTAATTGGTTTCCACTTGACTTTCTTTATTCAACATTTCTTAGGTTTAATGGGTATGCCTCGACGAGTATACACATTTGCAGAAGGCAAAGGATTTGAAACCGGGAATTTAATCAGTAGTATAGGTGCTATCTTCATGGCCGTAGCAACTGTCATTTTATTAGTGAATGTCATTATTACTAGTATTAAAAATGAAAAAGTTGGCAATGACCCTTGGGGTACTGGGCGAACTTTAGAGTGGGCAATAGCTTCACCTCCACCATTCTATAACTTTAAACAAACGCCATTAGTACGTGGATTAGATGCATTTTGGATTGAAAAGATGGAAGGTAAAAAAGAAATGACACCTGCTGAGCCATTAGGTGATATTCATATGCCTAATTCATCTATTTTACCATTCGTTATGTCACTAGGTTTATTTATTTCTGGTATCGGAATCTTATTTATAAATGATTATAGTTGGGGATTATTCGTTGGAATTTTAGGTGGTTTAATTACGTTTGGCGCGATGTTCCTACGCTCTGTAATTGACGATCATGGATTCCACATTCATAAAGAAGAATTAGTTGAAGATGATAATAAGGGGGTAAAGGCATAA
- a CDS encoding cytochrome (ubi)quinol oxidase subunit III produces the protein MHVEEKLTAETFPASPEKATLEGKNKFLGFWFFLGAETVTFSTLFATYLALKNSTNGGPSSEELFQLPIAFVATMLLLTSSLTSVYAMYHMKNFDFKKMQLWLGITLFLGAAFLGLEIYEFMEYVHEGHTFTSSAFGSAFYFLVGTHGAHVAFGLVWILTLMIRNSKRGLDLYNAPKFYVASLYWHFIDVVWVFIFTVVYLMGVVG, from the coding sequence ATGCATGTTGAAGAAAAATTAACAGCCGAAACATTTCCTGCTTCACCGGAAAAAGCTACCCTCGAAGGAAAGAATAAATTTTTAGGATTTTGGTTTTTCTTAGGTGCTGAAACAGTTACATTCTCTACATTGTTCGCTACTTATTTAGCTTTAAAAAATAGTACGAATGGTGGACCTTCGTCAGAAGAATTATTCCAATTACCAATAGCTTTTGTCGCTACTATGCTGTTACTGACAAGTAGTTTAACGAGTGTGTACGCAATGTATCACATGAAGAATTTCGATTTCAAAAAGATGCAACTATGGCTAGGTATTACATTGTTCCTTGGTGCAGCTTTCCTTGGCTTAGAAATTTATGAGTTTATGGAATATGTGCATGAAGGTCATACGTTTACGAGTAGTGCATTTGGTTCTGCTTTCTATTTTCTAGTTGGGACGCATGGAGCTCACGTTGCTTTTGGTTTAGTATGGATATTAACGTTAATGATTCGTAATAGCAAACGTGGTTTAGACTTGTATAATGCACCTAAATTTTATGTTGCGAGCCTTTATTGGCACTTTATTGATGTAGTATGGGTGTTTATTTTTACTGTAGTATACTTAATGGGAGTGGTGGGATAA
- the ctaF gene encoding cytochrome c oxidase subunit IVB yields the protein MTTNHSNSSNPRVDIAYRRKKSAEEMKHHVISFVLMIFLTIAAFIAVGYEFSRWFTVPFIILLAVIQVIFQLYYFMHMNHKGHEAPALFLYSGLLVGLITVLAFMTIVWW from the coding sequence ATGACGACAAATCATTCAAATTCCAGTAACCCGAGAGTCGATATAGCTTATCGGAGGAAAAAAAGTGCTGAAGAGATGAAGCATCATGTCATATCATTTGTTTTAATGATATTTTTAACGATTGCTGCTTTTATAGCTGTTGGCTATGAGTTTTCACGTTGGTTTACAGTTCCGTTCATTATATTACTAGCAGTAATACAAGTTATTTTTCAATTGTATTATTTTATGCACATGAATCATAAAGGTCATGAAGCACCTGCTTTATTTCTATACTCTGGGTTATTAGTTGGATTAATTACTGTTTTAGCTTTCATGACAATTGTTTGGTGGTAA
- the ctaG gene encoding cytochrome c oxidase assembly factor CtaG, translating into MDLSVFGFRALWSPYFFIWICILVTCYFLLMGPLRKKLSADSPASKKQISYFVTAMVLLYVIKGSPVDLLGHLMLSVHMVQMATLYLIIPPLLILAFPNWFYRWLLNVRYVKPVFSLFSKPLIALILFNGAFSFYHIPVIFDIVKTNSLLHAAVTIGIFIAAMLMWWPLINTLEESQSLSGIKKIGYIFADGILLTPACALIIFAQEPLYITYSDPTAWVNALKLCVPADMLSSIQLTGPELFNTLPLLEDQQLGGVLMKIIQEIVYGAILAHIFFQWAKKDREQEEKELEKYMTPQTIK; encoded by the coding sequence ATGGATTTATCGGTATTTGGATTTCGAGCATTGTGGAGCCCCTACTTCTTCATTTGGATTTGTATATTAGTTACATGTTATTTTTTATTAATGGGTCCGTTGCGAAAGAAGTTATCAGCAGATAGCCCAGCTTCCAAAAAGCAAATAAGCTATTTTGTAACAGCAATGGTTTTATTGTATGTTATAAAAGGATCACCAGTTGATCTACTAGGACATCTAATGTTAAGTGTTCATATGGTTCAAATGGCGACATTATATTTAATTATTCCACCATTACTAATTTTGGCATTCCCGAATTGGTTTTACAGATGGTTATTAAATGTTCGATATGTCAAGCCGGTCTTTTCGTTATTCTCGAAACCGCTTATTGCACTTATTTTGTTTAACGGTGCTTTTTCCTTTTACCATATACCAGTTATTTTTGATATAGTGAAAACAAATAGCTTGTTACATGCCGCTGTTACAATTGGGATATTTATTGCTGCAATGTTGATGTGGTGGCCATTAATAAATACACTTGAAGAAAGTCAATCCTTATCTGGAATTAAAAAGATCGGTTACATTTTTGCTGATGGGATATTGTTAACACCTGCCTGTGCACTTATCATATTTGCCCAGGAACCTTTATATATAACTTATAGTGATCCGACCGCTTGGGTAAATGCATTAAAATTATGTGTTCCCGCTGATATGCTATCTTCTATACAGCTAACTGGACCTGAGTTATTTAATACTTTACCATTGCTAGAAGACCAGCAGCTAGGTGGGGTATTAATGAAAATTATCCAAGAAATTGTCTACGGAGCGATTTTAGCTCATATATTCTTCCAGTGGGCTAAAAAAGACCGTGAGCAAGAGGAAAAAGAGCTTGAAAAATATATGACACCTCAAACGATAAAATAG
- a CDS encoding DUF420 domain-containing protein: protein MEQTIKILPTISTSFIVLSAIFVAIGWYLIKQRKIEAHKKVMIWAAIFALTFFIIYVSRTIFIGNTSFGGPEDIKIYYTLFLIFHIILATTGGVFGLITLYLGFNNRIAKHKKIGPVTSIIWFFTAITGVAVYVLLYVLYPGGDTTSVIRAILGY, encoded by the coding sequence ATGGAACAAACGATAAAAATTCTACCTACGATTAGTACAAGCTTTATTGTTCTAAGTGCGATTTTTGTTGCGATTGGTTGGTATCTCATAAAACAGCGAAAGATTGAAGCACATAAAAAAGTTATGATATGGGCTGCTATATTTGCTTTAACATTCTTCATCATTTACGTATCTAGAACAATATTTATAGGTAACACGAGTTTTGGCGGGCCAGAGGATATAAAAATATATTATACATTGTTTTTAATATTCCATATTATTCTTGCTACTACTGGCGGGGTTTTTGGTTTAATTACATTATACCTAGGATTTAATAATCGAATCGCAAAACATAAGAAGATCGGACCAGTTACAAGTATAATATGGTTTTTTACTGCTATTACAGGTGTAGCTGTATATGTCCTTTTATATGTGCTTTATCCAGGTGGAGATACTACATCAGTCATAAGAGCAATTCTAGGTTATTAG